A window of Cucurbita pepo subsp. pepo cultivar mu-cu-16 chromosome LG06, ASM280686v2, whole genome shotgun sequence contains these coding sequences:
- the LOC111797123 gene encoding uncharacterized protein LOC111797123 → METNQKVEMEREQQRREETKKLEQEPPHYISPMQPLTESAYGGGMYGAEEGQQQSLQKKPASDTQSADGPVESGMKPKHAPPPSSGDRDIDITGQSYFQ, encoded by the coding sequence ATGGAGACTAACCAGAAGGTGGAGATGGAGAGGGAGCAGCAGAGGCGAGAAGAAACGAAGAAGCTAGAGCAAGAACCACCGCACTATATATCCCCGATGCAGCCATTGACGGAAAGTGCTTACGGCGGAGGAATGTACGGTGCCGAGGAAGGCCAACAGCAAAGCCTACAGAAGAAGCCCGCGAGCGACACGCAGAGCGCCGACGGGCCTGTAGAATCGGGAATGAAGCCGAAGCACGCGCCCCCGCCGTCATCTGGCGATAGAGACATCGACATCACCGGGCAATCGTATTTCCAGTAG